A window from Primulina eburnea isolate SZY01 chromosome 2, ASM2296580v1, whole genome shotgun sequence encodes these proteins:
- the LOC140822898 gene encoding protein ASPARTIC PROTEASE IN GUARD CELL 1-like, which translates to MATFKGTVFFSFLLSVIVLSQASLHYKKQNGNFQVLDVSASLLQARRVFSSEKPAADAVSLQSLGVSTGNSSFTLTLRSRSSMLRLFHRTLKNYTSLTLSRLARDEARVQSLLSRHSLSVSGFLTSDLEPDELEVPVTSGISQGSGEYFARVGLGSPAKEIYMVIDTGSDISWLQCQPCTDCYQQTGPIFNPSSSSTYRKLTCDSQQCAALQVSACRTDTCLYQVSYGDGSYTVGDFVTETMSFGGGSVPNVALGCGHDNEGLFVAADGLLGLGGGSLSLASQIRATSFSYCLVHRDSSTSSTLEFNAAQPSDSILAPLLKNSLISTYHYVGLTGINVGGQPVNVPASTFEIGGDGKGGVIVDSGTAVTRLRTEAYNAMRNAFVAMSSQNLPSPTTGFALFDTCYDLSSKTSVSVPTVSLQFAGGRALRLSPSNYLIPVDDSGKFCFAFAPSSGSLSIIGNVQQQGTRVSYDLANKIVGFSPNKC; encoded by the coding sequence ATGGCCACATTCAAAGGCACCGTTTTCTTCTCATTTCTCTTGTCAGTGATTGTCCTCTCTCAGGCTTCGCTTCATTACAAGAAACAAAATGGGAACTTTCAGGTTCTTGATGTCTCTGCCTCGTTACTGCAAGCTCGCCGAGTCTTCTCCTCGGAGAAACCTGCTGCAGACGCTGTAAGTCTTCAATCCCTTGGAGTTAGTACCGGTAATTCTTCCTTCACCCTCACTCTCCGGTCGAGATCCTCGATGCTCCGGCTATTTCACCGTACTTTAAAGAATTACACTTCGCTCACTCTCTCCCGACTCGCCAGAGATGAAGCTCGAGTCCAATCGCTGCTCTCCAGGCACTCGCTCTCCGTTTCGGGTTTTTTGACTTCAGATCTCGAGCCGGACGAGCTGGAAGTTCCCGTGACTTCGGGGATTAGCCAAGGGAGTGGGGAGTACTTTGCTAGGGTGGGGCTCGGCTCGCCCGCGAAGGAAATCTATATGGTTATCGACACGGGAAGTGACATCAGCTGGCTGCAATGCCAGCCTTGCACCGACTGTTACCAGCAGACGGGCCCTATCTTCAATCCTTCTTCTTCTTCGACTTACCGGAAACTCACCTGTGACTCGCAGCAGTGCGCCGCCCTCCAGGTCTCCGCCTGCCGTACGGACACATGTCTTTACCAGGTATCCTACGGGGATGGCTCCTACACAGTTGGGGATTTCGTCACCGAGACGATGTCCTTTGGCGGTGGCTCGGTTCCTAACGTGGCTCTGGGGTGCGGCCACGATAACGAAGGGCTGTTCGTCGCCGCCGACGGGTTGCTGGGGCTGGGCGGCGGTTCTTTGTCTCTAGCTTCTCAAATCAGAGCTACATCGTTCTCGTACTGCCTAGTACACCGCGATTCGAGCACATCCTCAACCCTAGAATTCAACGCCGCCCAACCCAGCGACTCGATCTTGGCACCTCTGCTGAAGAACTCTTTGATCAGCACTTACCACTACGTGGGCCTCACCGGGATAAACGTCGGCGGCCAGCCGGTGAACGTACCAGCGTCAACATTCGAAATCGGAGGCGACGGTAAAGGCGGAGTGATCGTCGACTCCGGCACGGCCGTGACGCGGCTGAGGACGGAGGCGTACAACGCCATGCGGAACGCTTTCGTAGCCATGAGTAGCCAGAATTTGCCATCCCCCACCACCGGCTTCGCTTTATTCGACACGTGCTACGATCTGTCCTCCAAGACCTCCGTCAGCGTCCCGACGGTGTCGCTTCAATTCGCGGGCGGCAGAGCTCTGCGTCTGTCGCCGAGCAACTATCTAATTCCGGTGGACGATTCCGGGAAATTCTGCTTCGCCTTCGCGCCGTCGTCGGGTTCACTGTCTATCATCGGTAACGTGCAGCAGCAGGGGACACGTGTCAGTTACGACCTCGCCAACAAAATTGTTGGGTTCAGCCCCAATAAATGCTAG
- the LOC140824561 gene encoding uncharacterized protein, with product MDRMRSGWRACSKLHVYLIMGCGVSRIDGNGLAIPVKLRPLFLSRLEEISKSRHGRPLKDPTPSKKELLLHEKDDDDDDDILKTAPSSPKDTVFDGTKIEDTKRIGHGTEAGVVASQGKKDGNEHEVSRECSTKGNCKDVMKERMVENMEAKEKDRLDNMLTDTENEDDDDGDERMIGQEMDDDAFPGSPSFRVYFNENEEDDHHDSENHDVLKDTSSSKESSEKQKAKRGKKKRSFKLPKGGQVKNLLNVKSCYMPSHSAPHDRAHLLLAPKATT from the exons GTTGGCGTGCATGCTCTAAACTTCATGTGTACCTAATAATGGGGTGTGGTGTTTCACGGATTGACGGTAACGGGCTAGCAATTCCGGTCAAGCTCCGGCCGCTCTTCCTTAGCCGGTTAGAGGAGATCTCAAAAAGTAGGCATGGTCGTCCCCTCAAAGATCCCACACCTTCGAAGAAAGAGTTGCTCTTGCATGAAAAGGACGACGACGATGATGACGATATCTTGAAAACCGCACCCTCATCTCCTAAGGATACCGTCTTCGATGGCACAAAGATCGAGGATACGAAGAGGATAGGGCATGGAACCGAGGCTGGCGTCGTCGCGAGCCAAGGTAAAAAGGATGGCAATGAACATGAGGTGAGTAGAGAATGTAGCACGAAAGGAAATTGCAAAGATGTTATGAAAGAGAGAATGGTAGAAAACATGGAGGCTAAGGAGAAGGATAGGCTAGACAACATGTTGACAGATACCGAAAACGAGGATGACGATGATGGCGATGAGAGAATGATCGGCCAGGAGATGGACGATGATGCCTTTCCGGGTTCACCGAGTTTTCGAGTATATTTCAATGAAAACGAAGAAGACGACCACCATGATAGTG AGAACCATGATGTCTTGAAGGATACATCTTCATCAAAG GAATCATCCGAAAAGCAAAAGGcgaagagaggaaagaaaaagaGGAGCTTTAAGTTGCCTAAAGGAGGACAAGTCAAGAATCTATTGAATGTTAAATCATGCTACATGCCATCTCACTCCGCTCCCCACGACCGCGCCCATCTTCTCCTGGCGCCAAAGGCGACTACTTGA
- the LOC140822899 gene encoding uncharacterized protein isoform X4: MQLLLEGDSLYLPHLFLMVAMYDNTSNEIFRNVFMISYNFVRLAEWAPCHAVVAVPLLVAFELLLCIYLESTNVNGLAAVNLKIVFLPLLAFEVIVLVDNFRMCKALSGDDENMSDEAIWETLPHFWVAISMVFFIAATVFTLLKLSGKELSLSSSQYLYFYRIAECFAFLVCNKWSNPVIHRSFQTREESSSSTGIRYLDWNSGLMISSEDHSTDRICSLQVIGGHIMKIPIVGFQVLLCMWLEGTPPSARNVPLPVLFSPILLVQGAGVLFATSRLVEKVVLLLRSEAGRGLYFMYSARVRDCFGFLHHGSRLLGWWSIDQTRREERVRLFHDGISGYNTFCGYPPEIVKKMPKKDLVEEVWRLQAALGEQTQITKFSQQEYEKLQHEKIMCRVCFEGEISVVLLPCRHRILCSTCSEKCRKCPSCRIRIEERLPVYDV; encoded by the exons ATGCAGTTGTTGCTCGAGGGAGATTCTCTCTACCTGCCCCATCTGTTCCTCATGGTCGCCATGTATGACAATACATCAAATGAGATTTTTAGGAATGTATTTATGATATCATACAACTTTGTTAGATTGGCAGAG TGGGCCCCATGCCATGCGGTGGTTGCTGTGCCACTACTCGTCGCTTTCGAACTGCTTCTTTGTATATATCTCGAGAGTACAAATG TTAATGGTTTAGCTGCTGtgaatctgaaaatcgtctttcTTCCTTTGTTGGCCTTTGAAGTTATTGTCCTTGTCGACAATTTTAG AATGTGCAAGGCTTTATCTGGAGATGATGAAAACATGAGTGATGAGGCAATATGGGAGACACTTCCT CACTTCTGGGTTGCAATCTCAATGGTTTTCTTTATTGCGGCAACTGTGTTCACTCTCCTGAAGCTGAGTGGTAAAGAACTCTCTCTTTCCTCCTCTCAG TATTTGTATTTCTATAGGATCGCAGAATGCTTTGCATTTCTTGTCTGTAACAAATGGTCTAATCCAGTAATTCATAGAAGTTTTCAAACTAGAGAGGAAAGCTCGTCTTCTACTGGTATTAGATACCTTGATTGGAACAGTGGCTTGATGATCTCCTCTGAGGATCATTCAACGGATAGAATCTGCAGTCTGCAAGTCATTGGTGGCCATATCATGAAAATTCCTATTGTTGGTTTTCAAGTCCTCCTTTGCATGTGGCTTGAG GGAACCCCACCCAGTGCTAGAAATGTTCCACTTCCAGTTCTCTTCTCTCCTATTTTGCTAGTGCAAGGTGCTGGAGTCTTATTTGCTACATCTAGACTGGTGGAAAAAGTTGTTCTTTTATTACGAAGTGAAGCTGGCAGAGGATTGTATTTTATGTACTCTGCAAGAGTTCGCGACTGCTTTGGTTTCCTGCACCATGGCTCCAG GCTGCTTGGTTGGTGGTCCATTGATCAAACAAGAAGAGAAGAACGGGTCCGGCTTTTCCATGATGGCATCTCAGG TTATAACACTTTTTGTGGTTATCCACCTGAGATAGTGAAGAAAATGCCTAAGAAGGATCTCGTGGAGGAG GTTTGGAGGCTTCAAGCAGCACTCGGTGAGCAAACTCAAATTACGAAATTCAGCCAGCAGGAGTATGAGAAACTCCAACAT GAAAAAATTATGTGCAGAGTCTGCTTCGAAGGAGAGATTAGTGTTGTACTTCTTCCGTGCAGGCATCGCATTTTATGCAG CACTTGTTCAGAGAAATGTAGGAAATGCCCGAGCTGTCGAATTCGCATCGAAGAGCGGTTGCCTGTGTATGATGTATAg
- the LOC140822899 gene encoding uncharacterized protein isoform X1 — translation MSWRRVGKSLQQVAAHTLLFSFTLLLVLKLDLVVTCSWWSGFFLHFFFTVIFFPLWLFHAVVARGRFSLPAPSVPHGRHWAPCHAVVAVPLLVAFELLLCIYLESTNVNGLAAVNLKIVFLPLLAFEVIVLVDNFRMCKALSGDDENMSDEAIWETLPHFWVAISMVFFIAATVFTLLKLSGDVPFGWWDLFINYGIAECFAFLVCNKWSNPVIHRSFQTREESSSSTGIRYLDWNSGLMISSEDHSTDRICSLQVIGGHIMKIPIVGFQVLLCMWLEGTPPSARNVPLPVLFSPILLVQGAGVLFATSRLVEKVVLLLRSEAGRGLYFMYSARVRDCFGFLHHGSRLLGWWSIDQTRREERVRLFHDGISGYNTFCGYPPEIVKKMPKKDLVEEVWRLQAALGEQTQITKFSQQEYEKLQHEKIMCRVCFEGEISVVLLPCRHRILCSTCSEKCRKCPSCRIRIEERLPVYDV, via the exons ATGAGCTGGAGAAGAGTAGGAAAGTCACTGCAGCAAGTGGCCGCACACACATTACTTTTCAGTTTCACTCTTTTGCTAGTTCTGAAGCTTGATCTCGTAGTTACCTGCTCTTGGTGGTCTGGTTTCTTTTTACACTTCTTCTTCAC GGTGATCTTTTTTCCACTTTGGCTATTTCATGCAGTTGTTGCTCGAGGGAGATTCTCTCTACCTGCCCCATCTGTTCCTCATGGTCGCCAT TGGGCCCCATGCCATGCGGTGGTTGCTGTGCCACTACTCGTCGCTTTCGAACTGCTTCTTTGTATATATCTCGAGAGTACAAATG TTAATGGTTTAGCTGCTGtgaatctgaaaatcgtctttcTTCCTTTGTTGGCCTTTGAAGTTATTGTCCTTGTCGACAATTTTAG AATGTGCAAGGCTTTATCTGGAGATGATGAAAACATGAGTGATGAGGCAATATGGGAGACACTTCCT CACTTCTGGGTTGCAATCTCAATGGTTTTCTTTATTGCGGCAACTGTGTTCACTCTCCTGAAGCTGAGTG GTGATGTCCCTTTTGGCTGGTGGGATTTGTTCATTAATTATGG GATCGCAGAATGCTTTGCATTTCTTGTCTGTAACAAATGGTCTAATCCAGTAATTCATAGAAGTTTTCAAACTAGAGAGGAAAGCTCGTCTTCTACTGGTATTAGATACCTTGATTGGAACAGTGGCTTGATGATCTCCTCTGAGGATCATTCAACGGATAGAATCTGCAGTCTGCAAGTCATTGGTGGCCATATCATGAAAATTCCTATTGTTGGTTTTCAAGTCCTCCTTTGCATGTGGCTTGAG GGAACCCCACCCAGTGCTAGAAATGTTCCACTTCCAGTTCTCTTCTCTCCTATTTTGCTAGTGCAAGGTGCTGGAGTCTTATTTGCTACATCTAGACTGGTGGAAAAAGTTGTTCTTTTATTACGAAGTGAAGCTGGCAGAGGATTGTATTTTATGTACTCTGCAAGAGTTCGCGACTGCTTTGGTTTCCTGCACCATGGCTCCAG GCTGCTTGGTTGGTGGTCCATTGATCAAACAAGAAGAGAAGAACGGGTCCGGCTTTTCCATGATGGCATCTCAGG TTATAACACTTTTTGTGGTTATCCACCTGAGATAGTGAAGAAAATGCCTAAGAAGGATCTCGTGGAGGAG GTTTGGAGGCTTCAAGCAGCACTCGGTGAGCAAACTCAAATTACGAAATTCAGCCAGCAGGAGTATGAGAAACTCCAACAT GAAAAAATTATGTGCAGAGTCTGCTTCGAAGGAGAGATTAGTGTTGTACTTCTTCCGTGCAGGCATCGCATTTTATGCAG CACTTGTTCAGAGAAATGTAGGAAATGCCCGAGCTGTCGAATTCGCATCGAAGAGCGGTTGCCTGTGTATGATGTATAg
- the LOC140822899 gene encoding uncharacterized protein isoform X2: MSWRRVGKSLQQVAAHTLLFSFTLLLVLKLDLVVTCSWWVIFFPLWLFHAVVARGRFSLPAPSVPHGRHWAPCHAVVAVPLLVAFELLLCIYLESTNVNGLAAVNLKIVFLPLLAFEVIVLVDNFRMCKALSGDDENMSDEAIWETLPHFWVAISMVFFIAATVFTLLKLSGKELSLSSSQYLYFYRIAECFAFLVCNKWSNPVIHRSFQTREESSSSTGIRYLDWNSGLMISSEDHSTDRICSLQVIGGHIMKIPIVGFQVLLCMWLEGTPPSARNVPLPVLFSPILLVQGAGVLFATSRLVEKVVLLLRSEAGRGLYFMYSARVRDCFGFLHHGSRLLGWWSIDQTRREERVRLFHDGISGYNTFCGYPPEIVKKMPKKDLVEEVWRLQAALGEQTQITKFSQQEYEKLQHEKIMCRVCFEGEISVVLLPCRHRILCSTCSEKCRKCPSCRIRIEERLPVYDV, encoded by the exons ATGAGCTGGAGAAGAGTAGGAAAGTCACTGCAGCAAGTGGCCGCACACACATTACTTTTCAGTTTCACTCTTTTGCTAGTTCTGAAGCTTGATCTCGTAGTTACCTGCTCTTGGTG GGTGATCTTTTTTCCACTTTGGCTATTTCATGCAGTTGTTGCTCGAGGGAGATTCTCTCTACCTGCCCCATCTGTTCCTCATGGTCGCCAT TGGGCCCCATGCCATGCGGTGGTTGCTGTGCCACTACTCGTCGCTTTCGAACTGCTTCTTTGTATATATCTCGAGAGTACAAATG TTAATGGTTTAGCTGCTGtgaatctgaaaatcgtctttcTTCCTTTGTTGGCCTTTGAAGTTATTGTCCTTGTCGACAATTTTAG AATGTGCAAGGCTTTATCTGGAGATGATGAAAACATGAGTGATGAGGCAATATGGGAGACACTTCCT CACTTCTGGGTTGCAATCTCAATGGTTTTCTTTATTGCGGCAACTGTGTTCACTCTCCTGAAGCTGAGTGGTAAAGAACTCTCTCTTTCCTCCTCTCAG TATTTGTATTTCTATAGGATCGCAGAATGCTTTGCATTTCTTGTCTGTAACAAATGGTCTAATCCAGTAATTCATAGAAGTTTTCAAACTAGAGAGGAAAGCTCGTCTTCTACTGGTATTAGATACCTTGATTGGAACAGTGGCTTGATGATCTCCTCTGAGGATCATTCAACGGATAGAATCTGCAGTCTGCAAGTCATTGGTGGCCATATCATGAAAATTCCTATTGTTGGTTTTCAAGTCCTCCTTTGCATGTGGCTTGAG GGAACCCCACCCAGTGCTAGAAATGTTCCACTTCCAGTTCTCTTCTCTCCTATTTTGCTAGTGCAAGGTGCTGGAGTCTTATTTGCTACATCTAGACTGGTGGAAAAAGTTGTTCTTTTATTACGAAGTGAAGCTGGCAGAGGATTGTATTTTATGTACTCTGCAAGAGTTCGCGACTGCTTTGGTTTCCTGCACCATGGCTCCAG GCTGCTTGGTTGGTGGTCCATTGATCAAACAAGAAGAGAAGAACGGGTCCGGCTTTTCCATGATGGCATCTCAGG TTATAACACTTTTTGTGGTTATCCACCTGAGATAGTGAAGAAAATGCCTAAGAAGGATCTCGTGGAGGAG GTTTGGAGGCTTCAAGCAGCACTCGGTGAGCAAACTCAAATTACGAAATTCAGCCAGCAGGAGTATGAGAAACTCCAACAT GAAAAAATTATGTGCAGAGTCTGCTTCGAAGGAGAGATTAGTGTTGTACTTCTTCCGTGCAGGCATCGCATTTTATGCAG CACTTGTTCAGAGAAATGTAGGAAATGCCCGAGCTGTCGAATTCGCATCGAAGAGCGGTTGCCTGTGTATGATGTATAg
- the LOC140822899 gene encoding uncharacterized protein isoform X3 has product MSWRRVGKSLQQVAAHTLLFSFTLLLVLKLDLVVTCSWWVIFFPLWLFHAVVARGRFSLPAPSVPHGRHWAPCHAVVAVPLLVAFELLLCIYLESTNVNGLAAVNLKIVFLPLLAFEVIVLVDNFRMCKALSGDDENMSDEAIWETLPHFWVAISMVFFIAATVFTLLKLSGDVPFGWWDLFINYGIAECFAFLVCNKWSNPVIHRSFQTREESSSSTGIRYLDWNSGLMISSEDHSTDRICSLQVIGGHIMKIPIVGFQVLLCMWLEGTPPSARNVPLPVLFSPILLVQGAGVLFATSRLVEKVVLLLRSEAGRGLYFMYSARVRDCFGFLHHGSRLLGWWSIDQTRREERVRLFHDGISGYNTFCGYPPEIVKKMPKKDLVEEVWRLQAALGEQTQITKFSQQEYEKLQHEKIMCRVCFEGEISVVLLPCRHRILCSTCSEKCRKCPSCRIRIEERLPVYDV; this is encoded by the exons ATGAGCTGGAGAAGAGTAGGAAAGTCACTGCAGCAAGTGGCCGCACACACATTACTTTTCAGTTTCACTCTTTTGCTAGTTCTGAAGCTTGATCTCGTAGTTACCTGCTCTTGGTG GGTGATCTTTTTTCCACTTTGGCTATTTCATGCAGTTGTTGCTCGAGGGAGATTCTCTCTACCTGCCCCATCTGTTCCTCATGGTCGCCAT TGGGCCCCATGCCATGCGGTGGTTGCTGTGCCACTACTCGTCGCTTTCGAACTGCTTCTTTGTATATATCTCGAGAGTACAAATG TTAATGGTTTAGCTGCTGtgaatctgaaaatcgtctttcTTCCTTTGTTGGCCTTTGAAGTTATTGTCCTTGTCGACAATTTTAG AATGTGCAAGGCTTTATCTGGAGATGATGAAAACATGAGTGATGAGGCAATATGGGAGACACTTCCT CACTTCTGGGTTGCAATCTCAATGGTTTTCTTTATTGCGGCAACTGTGTTCACTCTCCTGAAGCTGAGTG GTGATGTCCCTTTTGGCTGGTGGGATTTGTTCATTAATTATGG GATCGCAGAATGCTTTGCATTTCTTGTCTGTAACAAATGGTCTAATCCAGTAATTCATAGAAGTTTTCAAACTAGAGAGGAAAGCTCGTCTTCTACTGGTATTAGATACCTTGATTGGAACAGTGGCTTGATGATCTCCTCTGAGGATCATTCAACGGATAGAATCTGCAGTCTGCAAGTCATTGGTGGCCATATCATGAAAATTCCTATTGTTGGTTTTCAAGTCCTCCTTTGCATGTGGCTTGAG GGAACCCCACCCAGTGCTAGAAATGTTCCACTTCCAGTTCTCTTCTCTCCTATTTTGCTAGTGCAAGGTGCTGGAGTCTTATTTGCTACATCTAGACTGGTGGAAAAAGTTGTTCTTTTATTACGAAGTGAAGCTGGCAGAGGATTGTATTTTATGTACTCTGCAAGAGTTCGCGACTGCTTTGGTTTCCTGCACCATGGCTCCAG GCTGCTTGGTTGGTGGTCCATTGATCAAACAAGAAGAGAAGAACGGGTCCGGCTTTTCCATGATGGCATCTCAGG TTATAACACTTTTTGTGGTTATCCACCTGAGATAGTGAAGAAAATGCCTAAGAAGGATCTCGTGGAGGAG GTTTGGAGGCTTCAAGCAGCACTCGGTGAGCAAACTCAAATTACGAAATTCAGCCAGCAGGAGTATGAGAAACTCCAACAT GAAAAAATTATGTGCAGAGTCTGCTTCGAAGGAGAGATTAGTGTTGTACTTCTTCCGTGCAGGCATCGCATTTTATGCAG CACTTGTTCAGAGAAATGTAGGAAATGCCCGAGCTGTCGAATTCGCATCGAAGAGCGGTTGCCTGTGTATGATGTATAg